The proteins below are encoded in one region of Chitinophagales bacterium:
- the recJ gene encoding single-stranded-DNA-specific exonuclease RecJ produces the protein MQKRWHFLQPNPQKAEQLQQELRIHPKLIGILAQRGIATYTEAEQYFCPSLANLHDPFLLKGMHRAIARINKAIRTNEKILIYGDYDVDGTTAVALTYLFLTQFYSSIEYYIPHRYREGYGISTQGIDYAIANNFSLVIALDCGIKSTDKIEYANTHGIDFIICDHHLPGNEIPNAVAVIDPKQHDCPYPYKELSGCGLAFKLAQAYSIEHGYSLDKCFALLDLVCVSIAADIVPITGENRILAFHGLKKINSNEALPGIKSLKALSAQKEVMDITDVVFILAPRINAAGRIDDAKHAVKLLIGEAENTASAHAETLHKLNAARKDLDQQITQEALAIIAASETLQQRKTTVLFNANWHKGVIGIVASRLTESYYRPTIVLTESDGNITGSARSVKNFNLYEAIYACREHLIQFGGHQFAAGLTMHKENIEPFIQAFEKYVAATILPEQLVPEIEIDAEISLSDINDKFFAIIQRMAPFGPGNMKPIFAIKNLRDSGYSKCLKDEHIKLVLQHNNQFINGIAFGMASYLPIIKEHAFDIAFQIEENVWNGNRSLQLLIKEIRQSSNK, from the coding sequence ATGCAAAAACGATGGCATTTTTTACAACCCAATCCCCAGAAAGCAGAGCAACTACAGCAAGAACTCCGCATTCACCCTAAACTTATTGGCATATTGGCACAACGCGGTATAGCAACCTACACCGAAGCAGAACAATATTTTTGCCCCAGCCTGGCCAACCTGCACGATCCCTTTTTATTAAAAGGCATGCACCGCGCCATAGCCCGTATCAACAAAGCAATTCGCACAAACGAGAAAATCCTAATCTATGGCGATTACGATGTAGATGGCACTACCGCAGTTGCACTCACCTATCTTTTCCTAACACAGTTTTATTCTTCTATTGAATACTACATTCCGCACCGCTACCGCGAAGGATACGGCATTTCAACACAAGGCATAGATTACGCCATTGCAAATAATTTTTCGCTCGTAATAGCGCTAGACTGTGGCATAAAATCTACCGATAAAATAGAATATGCCAACACCCACGGCATAGATTTTATTATCTGCGACCACCACCTGCCCGGCAACGAAATTCCCAATGCCGTTGCAGTAATAGACCCCAAACAGCACGATTGCCCTTACCCATACAAAGAACTCTCAGGCTGCGGTTTAGCCTTTAAACTCGCGCAAGCATACAGCATAGAACATGGTTATTCCTTAGATAAATGCTTTGCCCTGCTCGATTTAGTTTGTGTAAGCATTGCTGCCGACATCGTTCCCATAACGGGCGAAAACCGCATACTAGCCTTTCATGGATTAAAAAAAATAAACAGCAACGAAGCACTGCCCGGCATAAAATCGCTTAAAGCGCTATCGGCACAAAAAGAAGTAATGGATATTACCGATGTGGTTTTTATACTAGCTCCACGCATCAATGCTGCTGGACGAATAGATGATGCAAAGCATGCCGTAAAACTACTGATAGGCGAAGCCGAAAATACCGCTTCGGCACATGCCGAAACACTGCACAAACTAAATGCAGCGCGCAAAGATTTAGACCAACAAATTACACAAGAAGCCTTAGCCATCATTGCAGCCAGCGAAACATTGCAGCAACGCAAAACCACAGTACTTTTCAATGCCAACTGGCACAAAGGCGTAATTGGCATTGTAGCCTCCCGCCTAACCGAAAGCTACTACCGCCCCACCATTGTATTAACCGAAAGCGATGGAAACATTACAGGCAGTGCACGCAGTGTAAAAAACTTCAACCTATACGAAGCCATTTATGCCTGCCGCGAACATCTTATTCAGTTTGGAGGGCATCAATTTGCAGCAGGGCTAACCATGCACAAAGAAAACATTGAACCTTTCATTCAAGCCTTTGAGAAATATGTGGCAGCTACCATTTTGCCGGAGCAACTCGTACCAGAAATAGAAATAGATGCCGAAATTTCCCTCAGCGATATAAACGATAAATTCTTTGCCATTATACAGCGCATGGCTCCATTTGGCCCCGGCAACATGAAACCCATTTTTGCCATAAAGAACCTGCGCGATTCAGGTTACAGTAAATGTTTAAAAGACGAACACATTAAATTGGTGCTGCAACACAACAACCAATTCATAAACGGCATTGCCTTTGGCATGGCATCGTATCTTCCAATAATAAAAGAGCACGCTTTTGATATAGCATTTCAAATAGAAGAAAATGTTTGGAACGGCAACCGCAGCTTACAACTGCTGATAAAAGAAATACGGCAAAGCAGTAATAAGTAA
- a CDS encoding tetratricopeptide repeat protein yields MNIKQVILVGAATLALLGFFLFGKTKNTQKITATPQQHADHEQVFDIHQYLKLAKENLKSKDTLALIEAAEKTFKGLSAQAERPAKQAAAEKLAALTAAAGDPLGSAYYYNQAAEIGNTATLWHNSGENFLVLAGSVSAPTTQSYLFDAAINAFKNAADLEPKNLSHQIKLGTAYVEQGSNAMQGITLLLDAVKQDSTNVEAQFSLGKFSMVSGQFEKAIYRLEKVLHSQPQNSEVLFLLAEAHKNTGNVAKAVEYLEKCKQYIDNEALKREIDRYIEETKNIKK; encoded by the coding sequence ATGAATATTAAGCAGGTAATTCTTGTTGGAGCAGCAACCCTAGCCTTATTGGGCTTTTTTCTGTTTGGCAAAACTAAAAACACACAAAAAATTACCGCCACACCCCAACAACATGCCGACCATGAGCAAGTGTTTGATATTCACCAATACCTGAAACTGGCAAAAGAAAACCTAAAATCTAAAGACACTCTGGCGCTTATCGAAGCAGCCGAAAAAACATTCAAAGGCTTATCTGCCCAAGCCGAGCGCCCTGCCAAACAAGCAGCAGCCGAAAAATTGGCAGCACTTACCGCAGCAGCAGGCGACCCGCTTGGCAGCGCCTACTACTACAACCAAGCAGCAGAAATAGGCAATACGGCAACCTTATGGCACAACTCTGGCGAAAACTTTTTGGTGCTTGCAGGTTCCGTTTCGGCACCTACCACCCAAAGCTATTTATTCGATGCAGCCATCAATGCCTTTAAAAATGCAGCCGATTTAGAACCTAAAAATTTAAGCCATCAAATAAAATTAGGAACCGCCTATGTAGAGCAAGGCAGCAATGCCATGCAAGGAATTACCTTGCTTTTAGATGCCGTAAAACAAGATTCAACCAATGTAGAAGCCCAATTTTCGCTCGGAAAATTCAGCATGGTGAGCGGGCAATTTGAAAAAGCTATCTACAGATTGGAAAAAGTATTACATTCGCAGCCCCAAAATTCCGAAGTGCTTTTCCTTTTAGCAGAAGCACATAAGAATACGGGAAATGTTGCCAAAGCAGTGGAGTATTTAGAAAAGTGTAAGCAATATATTGATAACGAAGCATTGAAAAGAGAAATAGACCGCTACATAGAGGAAACAAAAAACATTAAAAAATAA
- a CDS encoding PDZ domain-containing protein yields the protein MKSLFFKLFLLIAIVVANSAIAQQPKTKVTLGIKPGYFFSSKGKGVLVDGVIEGKSAAKAGIKEGDIIVAFDGKPITTIFEYKDALSLYRSNDKVKVTIIRGKDELVVDAVF from the coding sequence ATGAAGTCTCTCTTTTTTAAACTGTTTTTACTCATAGCAATAGTAGTAGCAAATAGTGCCATAGCACAGCAGCCTAAAACAAAAGTTACGTTAGGAATAAAACCCGGATACTTTTTTTCTTCAAAAGGGAAAGGCGTATTGGTAGATGGGGTCATAGAAGGCAAATCGGCAGCGAAAGCCGGAATTAAAGAAGGAGATATTATAGTGGCATTTGATGGGAAACCCATTACTACCATCTTTGAATACAAGGATGCTCTGAGCCTGTATCGTAGTAACGACAAGGTAAAAGTAACAATAATAAGAGGCAAAGATGAATTAGTTGTCGATGCCGTTTTTTAA
- the groL gene encoding chaperonin GroEL (60 kDa chaperone family; promotes refolding of misfolded polypeptides especially under stressful conditions; forms two stacked rings of heptamers to form a barrel-shaped 14mer; ends can be capped by GroES; misfolded proteins enter the barrel where they are refolded when GroES binds): MAKNILFEKDARDKLKSGVDKLANAVKVTLGPKGRNVVIDKKFGAPQITKDGVTVAKEIELEDAIENMGAQMTKEVASKTADQAGDGTTTATVLAQAIVGPGLKTLASGANPMDLKRGIDKAVKVVVENLKSISENVGKDNKKIEQVATISANNDNEIGKMIADAMVKVTTEGVITVEEAKGTETYVDVVEGMQFDRGYLSPYFVTNAEAMEAELEHPYILIYDKKISNMRELLPILEKTAQAGRPLLIISEEVEGEALATLVVNKLRGTLRVAAVKAPGFGDRRKEMLKDIAILTGGIAISEEQGYKLENADLSYLGQAEKVTVDKDNTTIVNGKGDKDQIVARVNEIKAQVEKTTSDYDREKLQERLAKLSGGVAVIYVGAPTEVEMKEKKDRVDDALHATRAAVEEGIVPGGGVAYIRATGALEKLKGDNDDENTGIQIVKRAIEEPLRTIVANAGLEGSIVVQKVKEGKGDYGYNARTDEYEDLKKAGVIDPTKVSRVALENAASIASMLLTTEAVIVDKKEDKPAMPAMPGGGMEGMY, from the coding sequence ATGGCTAAAAACATTTTATTCGAAAAAGACGCACGCGACAAACTGAAATCCGGTGTGGACAAATTGGCAAATGCCGTAAAAGTTACCTTAGGGCCTAAAGGTCGCAATGTGGTAATTGACAAAAAATTTGGCGCACCCCAAATTACTAAAGACGGTGTTACCGTAGCTAAAGAAATTGAACTAGAAGATGCTATCGAAAACATGGGCGCTCAAATGACCAAAGAAGTAGCTTCTAAAACTGCCGACCAAGCCGGAGACGGAACCACTACCGCAACCGTATTGGCACAAGCAATTGTAGGCCCAGGCTTAAAAACATTAGCCAGCGGAGCCAACCCAATGGATTTAAAAAGAGGCATAGACAAAGCCGTAAAAGTAGTAGTAGAAAACCTAAAATCTATTAGCGAAAACGTAGGAAAAGACAACAAAAAAATTGAACAAGTAGCTACCATTTCTGCTAACAACGATAATGAAATCGGAAAAATGATAGCCGATGCCATGGTAAAAGTTACAACCGAAGGTGTAATTACCGTAGAAGAAGCCAAAGGAACCGAAACCTACGTAGATGTAGTAGAAGGTATGCAATTCGACCGCGGCTACCTTTCACCATACTTCGTTACCAATGCCGAAGCAATGGAAGCTGAATTAGAACATCCTTACATTCTAATTTACGACAAAAAAATAAGCAACATGCGCGAACTGTTGCCTATTCTTGAAAAAACTGCACAAGCAGGTCGCCCGCTTTTAATCATTTCTGAAGAAGTAGAAGGCGAAGCATTAGCAACCTTAGTGGTAAATAAATTGCGTGGTACATTGCGCGTAGCAGCTGTAAAAGCTCCGGGTTTTGGCGACCGCAGAAAAGAAATGCTAAAAGACATTGCCATCCTTACAGGAGGTATTGCCATTAGCGAAGAACAAGGCTACAAATTAGAAAATGCAGACCTTTCATACCTTGGTCAAGCAGAAAAAGTAACCGTAGATAAAGACAATACAACTATCGTAAACGGAAAAGGCGATAAAGACCAAATTGTTGCCCGCGTAAACGAAATTAAAGCACAAGTAGAAAAAACAACTTCTGATTACGATCGCGAAAAACTTCAAGAACGCTTAGCAAAATTAAGCGGAGGTGTAGCTGTAATCTATGTTGGCGCTCCTACCGAAGTAGAAATGAAAGAGAAAAAAGACCGTGTAGATGATGCTTTACATGCAACGCGTGCTGCCGTAGAAGAAGGTATTGTACCTGGTGGTGGTGTAGCTTACATCCGCGCTACCGGAGCTTTAGAAAAACTTAAAGGCGATAACGATGACGAAAACACCGGTATCCAAATCGTGAAACGTGCTATCGAAGAACCATTGCGCACCATCGTTGCCAATGCAGGTTTAGAAGGAAGCATTGTAGTGCAAAAAGTTAAAGAAGGCAAAGGCGATTATGGCTACAACGCCCGTACCGATGAATATGAAGACCTGAAAAAAGCTGGCGTAATTGACCCAACAAAAGTTAGCCGCGTAGCTTTAGAAAATGCCGCTTCAATTGCATCTATGTTACTTACTACCGAAGCTGTAATCGTAGATAAAAAAGAAGATAAACCAGCCATGCCTGCAATGCCGGGTGGCGGAATGGAAGGAATGTACTAA
- a CDS encoding PepSY-associated TM helix domain-containing protein, with the protein MLPRSIAKKIKQANIATHRDLGYFFSSMIIMYCISGLALNHINEWNPDFIIEKKMIRVKDSYNAHTLSKEKIEEYAALVGETKFKLFDFPTTNQVKIYFENASLHINFSTREGVYEKITRRPIFYHVNFLHRNSNKSWRWVADVFAVMLIVVNVTGLFLLKGKNGVLGRGKWLIAAGFSLPFGMLLLQIL; encoded by the coding sequence ATGCTACCAAGAAGTATTGCAAAAAAAATTAAGCAAGCCAATATCGCTACCCATCGCGATTTGGGTTATTTCTTTTCTTCCATGATAATTATGTATTGTATTTCAGGATTGGCATTGAATCATATCAATGAATGGAATCCCGATTTCATAATTGAAAAGAAAATGATTCGTGTAAAAGACAGTTACAATGCACACACACTTTCAAAAGAAAAGATAGAAGAGTATGCTGCACTAGTGGGCGAAACCAAGTTTAAGTTGTTTGATTTCCCAACCACCAACCAAGTGAAAATTTATTTTGAAAATGCATCGCTGCACATAAATTTTTCAACCCGCGAAGGGGTGTACGAAAAAATAACACGCAGACCCATTTTTTACCATGTAAATTTTTTGCATCGCAACAGTAATAAGAGTTGGCGTTGGGTAGCAGATGTATTTGCAGTTATGTTGATTGTGGTAAACGTAACAGGGCTGTTTTTACTAAAAGGCAAAAATGGAGTGCTCGGTAGAGGAAAATGGTTGATTGCAGCAGGCTTCTCATTGCCATTTGGTATGTTGTTATTACAAATTCTATAA
- the mutL gene encoding DNA mismatch repair endonuclease MutL, with protein sequence MSDIIRLLPDSIANQIAAGEVIQRPASVVKELVENSIDSGATAIQIIIKNAGKTLIQIIDNGCGMSSTDARMSFEKHATSKISKAEDLFNIRTMGFRGEALASVAAIAQVEMKTKLHDEDTGTHIEIEGSKIIRHEPCQTTSGTSILVKNLFFNVPARRNFLKSENVELKNIIEELTRTALAHPNIAFKLYHNDHELYNLKSSNLKQRIIQIFGDSYAQKVVPLEEKSYSLNVYGFIGKPSAAKKSRGEQYFFVNNRFIKSPYLHHAVMQAYEEMLSKEHFPFYVIFLEIDPARIDINVHPQKYEVKFEDEKLLYTFVNLGAKHALGAYSIAPSIDFNQEQHLDAIGAFTNNNFTGSSVISQTPELNREAKKFAPPSNFKPLDNTPRNWQILNQTHVAHNHTEIPPFTHAAPTPNTAAKTESPSELTFRSSQAADKGVVQPHQLHRRYIVSQIKSGIILIDQQAAHERILYERYMRLLKNNRSTSQRQLFPQTVQFAPADAILLKEILEEINNLGFEVQEFGENAFVIHSFPADVNSGNEQQVLEELLEQYKNQLHITKFSKREKMAQALAVSSSIKSGKILSVEEMKTMIDELFACDNPYTAPNGRNAIVTFSLDELEKKFEGKK encoded by the coding sequence GTGTCAGATATTATTCGATTATTACCCGATTCCATTGCCAACCAAATAGCAGCCGGTGAAGTAATTCAGCGCCCCGCTTCCGTTGTAAAAGAACTGGTAGAAAACTCCATAGATTCGGGAGCAACCGCTATTCAAATTATCATTAAAAATGCGGGAAAAACCCTTATTCAAATTATAGATAATGGTTGCGGCATGAGCAGTACCGATGCCCGCATGAGTTTTGAAAAACACGCTACCTCTAAAATTTCAAAAGCCGAAGATTTGTTCAATATACGCACTATGGGTTTTAGGGGCGAAGCCTTAGCTTCGGTTGCCGCCATTGCGCAAGTAGAAATGAAAACAAAACTTCACGATGAAGACACCGGCACACACATAGAAATTGAAGGCTCCAAAATAATTCGCCACGAACCATGCCAAACCACATCGGGTACTTCTATTCTCGTTAAAAATTTATTCTTCAACGTTCCTGCCCGCAGAAATTTTCTAAAAAGCGAAAATGTAGAGCTTAAAAATATTATAGAAGAACTTACACGCACAGCCCTAGCTCATCCCAATATTGCATTTAAACTTTACCACAACGATCATGAACTTTACAACCTCAAAAGCAGTAATTTAAAACAACGAATTATTCAAATCTTTGGCGATAGCTATGCACAAAAAGTTGTACCCCTCGAAGAAAAATCGTATTCACTCAATGTATATGGCTTTATTGGCAAACCAAGCGCTGCAAAAAAAAGCAGAGGAGAGCAATACTTCTTTGTAAACAACCGATTCATAAAATCGCCCTACCTGCACCATGCCGTTATGCAGGCATACGAAGAAATGCTAAGCAAAGAACATTTCCCGTTTTACGTTATATTTTTAGAAATAGATCCTGCGCGTATAGATATAAACGTACATCCGCAGAAATACGAAGTAAAATTTGAGGATGAAAAACTACTCTACACCTTTGTGAATTTGGGAGCTAAACACGCCTTGGGGGCTTATAGTATTGCTCCATCTATAGATTTTAACCAAGAGCAACATTTAGATGCCATTGGTGCTTTCACCAACAATAATTTTACAGGTAGCAGTGTTATTAGCCAAACTCCCGAACTTAACCGTGAGGCAAAAAAATTTGCCCCTCCCAGCAATTTTAAACCATTAGATAACACCCCGCGCAACTGGCAAATTTTAAACCAAACCCATGTTGCACATAACCATACCGAAATACCGCCCTTTACACATGCCGCCCCCACGCCAAATACGGCAGCCAAAACCGAATCTCCATCGGAACTTACATTCCGATCCTCGCAAGCAGCAGACAAAGGTGTAGTACAGCCGCACCAATTGCATAGGCGCTATATTGTGTCGCAAATTAAAAGCGGCATTATTCTTATAGACCAACAAGCAGCACACGAACGTATTTTATACGAACGCTACATGCGCCTCTTAAAAAACAACCGAAGCACCAGCCAGCGGCAGCTCTTTCCGCAAACAGTACAGTTTGCACCAGCAGATGCCATTTTGCTAAAAGAAATTTTAGAAGAAATAAATAACCTCGGTTTTGAAGTGCAAGAATTTGGCGAAAACGCCTTTGTAATCCATTCATTCCCCGCAGATGTAAACAGCGGCAACGAACAGCAAGTATTAGAAGAACTACTGGAGCAATACAAAAACCAACTGCACATTACCAAATTCTCCAAACGCGAAAAAATGGCACAGGCACTTGCCGTTAGCTCTTCCATAAAATCGGGAAAAATACTTTCGGTAGAAGAAATGAAAACAATGATTGATGAGCTTTTTGCCTGCGACAATCCATACACCGCACCCAATGGTAGAAACGCTATTGTTACCTTTAGCTTAGATGAACTAGAAAAGAAATTTGAAGGAAAAAAGTAA
- a CDS encoding T9SS type A sorting domain-containing protein, with amino-acid sequence MKKTLLLHLLLVVSFIATAQITITDSIVSNGIQRQYRLYIPAVYNNTSSPRPLVIIMHGYTGSAANIQSHTNFMPIADTANFLMVYPQGTYIPTTTNTYWNANFYANGVNDIAFVEDLIDTLSKQYRIDSTSIFATGFSNGGFMSHTLACALSNKIAAIASVSGTMADTQFGSHCQPARAVPVMQIHGTSDATVYYNGGTNLGINMMAVDSVLQFWISNNKCDTAPLVSNVPDIDTFDNCTAIHYVYGGGTSGATVELYKIVLGGHTWPGSFPINFWEATSQDVKASKEIWRFFSANKMVLPTAVNDVAARTIAVYPNPAERVLNFNIGDENNMELKTIKVSNLLGKSVKEFQTNANFFSVEELKPGWYSFSVSISNNQLLEGRFIRK; translated from the coding sequence ATGAAGAAAACGTTATTGCTACACCTATTACTTGTTGTTAGCTTTATAGCCACCGCGCAAATTACCATTACAGATTCTATTGTTTCAAACGGCATACAACGGCAATACAGATTGTATATTCCTGCTGTGTACAATAATACCTCATCGCCTCGGCCATTGGTAATAATCATGCACGGATATACCGGAAGTGCAGCGAATATTCAGTCTCATACTAATTTTATGCCCATTGCCGACACAGCCAATTTCTTAATGGTTTATCCGCAAGGTACTTATATCCCCACTACTACCAACACTTATTGGAATGCAAATTTTTACGCCAATGGTGTAAACGATATTGCGTTTGTCGAAGACCTTATTGATACACTCAGCAAACAGTATAGAATTGATTCTACAAGTATTTTTGCCACAGGATTCAGCAATGGTGGTTTTATGAGCCACACTTTAGCTTGTGCTTTAAGCAATAAAATAGCCGCTATTGCTTCGGTATCGGGCACCATGGCAGATACGCAGTTTGGAAGCCATTGCCAACCAGCGCGTGCGGTTCCTGTGATGCAAATACATGGCACTTCCGATGCTACCGTTTACTATAATGGAGGCACCAATTTAGGCATCAATATGATGGCAGTAGATTCTGTATTGCAATTTTGGATTAGCAATAATAAATGCGATACAGCTCCGCTTGTTTCCAATGTGCCCGATATAGATACGTTCGATAATTGTACAGCCATACATTATGTGTATGGCGGAGGCACTTCGGGTGCCACGGTAGAATTGTATAAAATTGTGCTGGGCGGCCATACCTGGCCGGGTTCGTTTCCTATAAACTTTTGGGAAGCCACCAGCCAAGATGTAAAAGCATCAAAAGAAATATGGCGGTTTTTCAGCGCCAATAAAATGGTGCTTCCAACAGCAGTAAATGATGTGGCAGCACGTACCATAGCTGTATATCCCAACCCTGCGGAGCGCGTTTTAAATTTCAATATCGGAGATGAAAACAATATGGAATTGAAAACAATTAAAGTTTCCAACTTACTGGGCAAAAGTGTAAAAGAGTTTCAAACTAATGCTAATTTCTTTTCTGTTGAAGAATTAAAACCGGGCTGGTACTCTTTTTCAGTATCTATTTCTAACAATCAGTTATTGGAGGGGCGCTTTATTCGCAAGTAA
- a CDS encoding co-chaperone GroES translates to MADVKVKPLQDRVLVKPADAETKTAGGIIIPDSAKEKPQRGTVVAAGPGKKDEPTSVKTGDTILYGKYSGTEIQIDGQDYLIMRESDIFAIL, encoded by the coding sequence ATGGCAGACGTAAAAGTAAAGCCCTTACAAGATCGAGTGCTGGTAAAACCCGCAGATGCAGAAACTAAAACAGCTGGCGGCATTATTATTCCCGATTCAGCAAAAGAAAAACCACAACGCGGAACTGTAGTAGCTGCAGGACCCGGCAAAAAAGATGAACCAACTTCGGTAAAAACAGGCGATACCATTCTTTATGGAAAATACAGCGGTACCGAAATTCAAATTGACGGGCAAGACTACCTCATTATGCGCGAGAGCGATATTTTTGCTATTCTTTAA
- a CDS encoding Rne/Rng family ribonuclease has protein sequence MNKELIVSTSAEGTDVAILEDKQLIELHQERITNRFNVGDIYLGRIKKVMPGLNAAFIDVGHEKDAFIHYTDLSPDIRSLMKFTAHAIGGANDGTLNNFSLDPEILKTGNVKEVLSGKNYLLVQILKEPISTKGPRLTCEISIAGRYLVLTPFNDVIGVSKKIDSADERKRLKGIVEAMKPKNFGVIIRTQAEGKQTAAIQEDLRMLIEKWREMSQNLRGAQPVKKVLSEVDKTTGILRDLLNPDFNRVVTNSASLSSELEEYIARIAPERKNIVNTYNGKQPIFDHFAITKQIKTSFGRTVNMPNGSYLIIEKTEALHVIDVNSGNRSIGEGTQEKNALNTNIEAAKEIARQLRLRDIGGIIVIDFIDMKVADHKQELYQAMKTFMEGDRATHTLLPLSRFNIMQITRERVRPEISITTTEVCPTCAGSGAIQSSLLLHDEIEADLQVLTQTHQSLKLYVHPIVQAYLKKGFPSIRMKWWWKYRMYIKIYSNESLAFMDYQFFDENDEEVKLD, from the coding sequence TTGAACAAAGAACTCATTGTTAGTACTTCGGCAGAAGGTACTGACGTTGCCATATTAGAAGATAAGCAACTCATAGAACTACATCAAGAGCGCATCACTAACCGCTTTAATGTAGGCGATATTTATTTGGGTAGAATAAAAAAAGTAATGCCCGGCTTAAATGCCGCTTTTATAGATGTGGGGCACGAAAAAGATGCCTTTATACACTATACCGACTTAAGCCCGGATATTCGCTCCCTTATGAAGTTTACGGCACATGCCATTGGCGGTGCTAACGATGGCACCCTCAACAACTTTTCGCTCGATCCCGAAATTCTTAAAACAGGTAATGTGAAAGAAGTACTATCGGGCAAAAACTACCTATTGGTTCAAATTCTTAAAGAGCCTATTTCCACCAAAGGGCCGCGCCTTACCTGCGAAATATCTATTGCCGGGCGCTACCTTGTACTTACACCGTTTAACGATGTAATTGGCGTTTCAAAAAAGATAGACAGTGCCGATGAGCGCAAGCGCTTAAAAGGAATTGTAGAAGCCATGAAACCCAAAAACTTTGGTGTAATTATACGCACCCAAGCCGAAGGAAAACAAACTGCCGCCATACAAGAAGATCTTAGAATGCTCATAGAAAAGTGGCGCGAAATGTCGCAAAACCTACGCGGTGCACAACCCGTAAAAAAAGTACTGAGCGAAGTAGATAAAACCACCGGAATTTTACGCGATTTACTAAACCCCGATTTTAACCGCGTGGTTACAAACAGCGCTTCCCTCTCCTCTGAGTTAGAAGAATACATTGCCCGCATTGCCCCCGAAAGGAAAAATATAGTTAATACCTACAACGGCAAACAGCCCATTTTCGACCATTTCGCTATTACCAAACAAATTAAAACCTCCTTTGGCAGAACCGTAAACATGCCAAACGGCAGCTACCTTATTATTGAAAAAACAGAGGCACTGCATGTAATAGACGTAAACAGCGGCAACCGCAGCATTGGCGAAGGCACACAAGAAAAAAATGCCCTCAACACCAATATAGAAGCCGCAAAAGAGATTGCACGCCAACTCCGCCTGCGCGATATTGGAGGCATTATTGTAATAGACTTCATAGATATGAAAGTAGCCGACCATAAGCAAGAGCTCTACCAAGCCATGAAAACCTTTATGGAAGGCGACCGCGCCACACACACACTATTACCCCTGTCGCGTTTCAATATTATGCAAATAACTCGCGAAAGAGTGCGCCCAGAAATAAGCATAACCACTACCGAAGTATGCCCAACTTGTGCCGGTTCCGGAGCCATCCAATCTTCGCTTCTACTACACGATGAAATTGAAGCCGACCTGCAAGTACTTACCCAAACCCACCAATCGCTCAAACTTTATGTACACCCAATTGTGCAAGCATATCTAAAAAAAGGATTCCCGTCTATTAGAATGAAATGGTGGTGGAAATACCGCATGTACATAAAAATTTACAGCAACGAATCGCTGGCATTTATGGACTACCAGTTCTTTGATGAAAACGATGAAGAAGTAAAACTCGACTAA